Proteins encoded together in one bacterium window:
- a CDS encoding ATP-dependent 6-phosphofructokinase — protein MGEELNIAVLTSGGDSPGMNACIRSVTRTALYGGRKVSGVLDGYEGLLNGKFKGLVSRDVGGILDRGGTFLGTSRSEEFLGAENRKRAYGHLKDKGIDGLVVIGGNGSAAGAHAVARETKFKVVCVPASIDNDVFGTDNAIGFDTAVNTALDAVDKLRQTADSHHRIFVVEVMGRKSGAIAREVALAGGAEAAVVPEVPESAELPPLAERLTFNLKRSRKKSAVVICAEGAGRAEIIAEELESLTGIECRATVLGHLQRGGAPTSYDRNLAARLGWAAVKAIGEGKSDVLVGLIGNSIRETPLDKVIAHEHRFNHQEYALLGILSL, from the coding sequence ATGGGGGAAGAACTTAATATCGCCGTGCTGACCTCGGGCGGGGATTCCCCCGGGATGAACGCCTGCATCCGGTCCGTGACCCGGACGGCGCTCTACGGAGGCCGTAAGGTGTCCGGGGTGTTGGACGGCTACGAGGGCCTGTTGAATGGCAAATTCAAGGGCCTCGTGAGCCGGGATGTGGGTGGGATACTAGACCGCGGCGGGACCTTCCTCGGCACCTCGCGCTCGGAGGAGTTTCTGGGGGCCGAGAATCGGAAACGGGCTTACGGGCACCTGAAAGATAAAGGAATTGACGGACTGGTGGTCATCGGCGGCAACGGATCCGCCGCCGGAGCCCACGCCGTGGCCCGGGAAACGAAATTCAAAGTCGTCTGCGTGCCCGCCTCCATAGACAACGACGTCTTCGGAACGGATAACGCCATCGGCTTCGACACCGCGGTGAACACGGCCCTCGACGCCGTGGACAAGCTCCGCCAGACCGCCGACAGCCATCACCGGATATTCGTCGTCGAGGTCATGGGACGCAAGTCGGGAGCCATCGCCCGGGAGGTGGCGCTGGCCGGCGGGGCCGAGGCGGCCGTGGTGCCCGAGGTGCCCGAAAGCGCCGAGCTTCCGCCGCTGGCTGAACGGCTGACCTTCAACCTGAAGCGCTCCCGGAAGAAATCGGCCGTGGTCATCTGCGCCGAGGGGGCCGGCCGGGCCGAGATCATCGCCGAGGAGTTGGAATCGCTCACCGGCATCGAGTGCCGGGCCACGGTGCTCGGTCACCTTCAGCGCGGAGGAGCGCCCACCTCCTACGACCGGAACCTGGCGGCGCGCCTCGGCTGGGCGGCCGTGAAAGCAATCGGTGAGGGAAAGAGCGACGTCCTCGTCGGGCTGATAGGGAACAGCATCCGGGAGACGCCTCTCGATAAGGTCATCGCCCACGAACACCGCTTCAACCACCAGGAGTACGCGCTCCTGGGAATCCTGAGTCTGTAG
- a CDS encoding polymer-forming cytoskeletal protein translates to MGFFDFLKRKNKAEQSAAAPEPTAARNKLPIGFYVSPDDEIAGEVKGNVNVLIQGTFEGEIDVSGLVWVAEGAKLAGVVRCDDVRLEGHAVGMFYVNGVADIGPVARCDAEMVAGRIWRDGSFVQPIPAGKDAPGQPTATPLG, encoded by the coding sequence ATGGGTTTTTTCGACTTCCTCAAACGGAAAAACAAGGCGGAGCAGTCCGCGGCGGCACCCGAACCCACCGCGGCGAGAAACAAGCTCCCCATCGGGTTCTACGTCTCCCCGGACGACGAGATCGCCGGCGAGGTGAAGGGGAACGTGAACGTGCTGATTCAGGGCACCTTCGAGGGGGAGATTGACGTCTCCGGCCTGGTGTGGGTGGCGGAGGGGGCGAAGCTGGCCGGCGTGGTCCGCTGCGACGACGTCCGGCTGGAGGGCCACGCGGTCGGCATGTTCTACGTAAACGGGGTGGCCGATATCGGCCCCGTGGCGCGTTGCGATGCCGAGATGGTCGCCGGGCGTATATGGCGCGACGGGTCCTTCGTGCAACCGATACCCGCGGGGAAAGACGCCCCGGGTCAACCGACAGCCACTCCCCTGGGGTGA